One window of the Gloeomargarita sp. SKYB120 genome contains the following:
- a CDS encoding serine/threonine protein kinase, with amino-acid sequence MSAKGQDPWIGRLLAKRYKLQAIVGRGSMGKVYQAADTVLGGVPVAVKFLSQTLLDEKSKERFASEARACALLGNKSIHIVRVMDYGVDDESELPFYVMEYLQGESLREMIDVQPLSLEQFLPIAQQIARGLQAAHQGIEIDGQLWSVIHRDIKPSNIFVVRDPGLGMLVKILDFGIAKFINENPESNQTSHFTGTLAYCSPEQLEGRSLDQRSDIYSFGVMMFEMLTGQVPIQAPIESIGAWYRAHHLQAPPSLQSINPKLPKNPELERLIQHCLAKDPKDRPAHIGEVLQALDRIEQSLRSPLAAAPLGDYTYHPQVSTGPSLERAANVWELLSWPPDKPIQKIVFPKRIPVGSSYIPSLWAMLPQAEINQRVLNRCYNQFIFTPAPHPMVLWITALYQVNQEPRWLPCYLDLCRPEGQEICRCLAEIGHYYLLLFSLEEPGKFRHRLEVSIATAQRPLLQEWADQGQLSRLAPVPELSKELLRREYERLKPQILARLSQQVQLS; translated from the coding sequence ATGAGCGCTAAAGGGCAAGACCCCTGGATCGGTCGGCTACTGGCAAAACGCTATAAGTTGCAAGCCATCGTCGGGCGGGGCAGCATGGGTAAAGTGTACCAAGCCGCCGATACCGTCTTGGGGGGTGTGCCGGTGGCGGTGAAGTTCCTGTCCCAGACCTTGCTGGATGAAAAGAGCAAAGAGCGGTTTGCCAGCGAAGCCCGCGCCTGCGCCCTATTGGGGAACAAAAGCATCCACATCGTCCGGGTGATGGACTACGGGGTGGACGACGAAAGCGAGCTGCCCTTTTACGTGATGGAGTACCTCCAGGGGGAAAGCCTGCGGGAAATGATAGACGTCCAGCCCCTGTCACTGGAGCAATTTCTGCCTATTGCCCAACAGATTGCGCGGGGGTTGCAGGCGGCGCACCAGGGCATTGAAATAGATGGACAACTGTGGAGCGTTATCCACCGTGACATCAAGCCCAGCAACATTTTTGTGGTGCGAGACCCAGGGCTGGGGATGCTGGTGAAGATTCTGGATTTTGGGATCGCAAAGTTCATCAACGAGAACCCCGAGAGCAACCAGACGTCCCACTTTACCGGCACCCTGGCCTACTGTTCCCCGGAGCAACTGGAGGGCCGCAGCCTTGACCAGCGCTCCGACATCTACAGCTTTGGGGTGATGATGTTTGAGATGCTCACGGGTCAGGTGCCGATTCAAGCCCCCATCGAGTCCATTGGCGCCTGGTATCGCGCGCACCATCTCCAAGCGCCCCCGTCACTGCAATCCATTAACCCAAAACTGCCCAAGAACCCAGAACTGGAGCGCCTGATTCAGCACTGCTTGGCCAAAGACCCGAAAGACCGCCCAGCTCACATTGGGGAGGTGCTCCAGGCCCTGGACCGGATTGAGCAAAGTTTGCGTTCTCCTTTAGCGGCTGCACCCCTTGGCGATTACACCTACCATCCCCAGGTTTCTACGGGACCGAGCCTGGAGCGGGCCGCCAACGTCTGGGAACTGTTAAGTTGGCCCCCCGACAAACCCATTCAAAAAATCGTCTTTCCCAAGCGTATCCCGGTGGGTTCCTCCTATATCCCCAGTCTTTGGGCAATGTTGCCCCAGGCGGAGATCAACCAGCGGGTGCTCAATCGCTGTTACAACCAGTTCATCTTCACGCCGGCGCCCCACCCGATGGTGCTGTGGATTACAGCCCTGTACCAGGTGAACCAGGAACCCCGCTGGCTGCCCTGTTACCTGGACCTGTGCCGCCCAGAAGGTCAAGAGATTTGCCGGTGCCTGGCGGAAATTGGGCACTATTACCTGCTGCTGTTCAGCCTAGAGGAGCCGGGGAAATTCCGTCATCGCCTAGAGGTCTCCATCGCCACCGCCCAGCGTCCTCTGTTGCAGGAATGGGCTGACCAAGGGCAACTATCACGCCTGGCCCCTGTACCTGAGCTGAGCAAAGAGTTACTGCGCCGGGAGTACGAACGGCTCAAGCCCCAGATTCTCGCCCGCCTGTCCCAGCAAGTGCAGTTGTCCTAG
- a CDS encoding adenylate/guanylate cyclase domain-containing protein, protein MTVITEAAVATAAGAPAYLVQLGATGQPEAHYALVGMGTWTIGRSDRAAIVLSSPWVSRMHALIQRLGEQEFYVIDLGSRNGTFVNGRRVTVPVRLQHRDEVTFGQTRMQFTHHASAQLTPNPALATPAWDHPTSDMRVRCLMTVVVMDLRDFTPLVRQIPESLLAQVVGTWFRQVGDIVQRYGSQVDKYIGDAVMAVWFHAQNEPRPGDWLRILRAVWGTHRATSNLHVQYPLPFPLRLGTGINTGYAMVGNTGTGHRPEYTALGDTVNAAFHLEAVTKSLGMDLLVGGTTYHYLAQADLADWLTPQQVQLKHQTEPVTVWGSSYDRLRRFLYDYGLVEPPTRNPLMEAHGFV, encoded by the coding sequence TTGACCGTCATTACCGAAGCGGCGGTGGCGACAGCAGCAGGTGCGCCAGCCTACTTGGTACAGTTGGGGGCCACAGGGCAACCGGAGGCACACTATGCGCTGGTCGGCATGGGCACGTGGACCATTGGTCGCAGCGACCGGGCGGCCATTGTGTTGAGTAGTCCCTGGGTCTCACGGATGCACGCCCTCATCCAGCGGCTCGGGGAACAGGAATTCTACGTGATTGACTTAGGGAGTCGCAACGGCACGTTTGTCAACGGGCGGCGAGTGACGGTGCCGGTACGGTTACAGCACCGGGACGAGGTGACCTTTGGTCAGACCCGGATGCAATTTACCCATCATGCCTCGGCGCAGTTGACCCCTAACCCCGCCCTAGCGACGCCAGCGTGGGACCACCCAACGTCCGACATGAGGGTGCGGTGCCTGATGACGGTGGTGGTGATGGACCTGCGGGACTTTACCCCCCTGGTGCGGCAAATTCCCGAGTCGCTCCTGGCCCAAGTCGTGGGCACCTGGTTCCGGCAGGTGGGGGACATCGTGCAACGCTACGGTTCACAAGTGGACAAGTACATTGGGGATGCGGTCATGGCGGTCTGGTTCCACGCCCAGAACGAACCCCGCCCGGGGGATTGGTTGCGGATTTTACGAGCAGTCTGGGGCACCCACCGCGCCACCAGTAACCTGCATGTGCAGTACCCCTTGCCTTTCCCGTTGCGCTTAGGGACAGGGATCAACACGGGCTACGCGATGGTAGGCAACACCGGTACCGGTCATCGCCCCGAGTACACGGCGCTGGGGGATACGGTCAACGCGGCATTTCATCTGGAGGCGGTCACCAAATCCCTAGGGATGGATTTACTGGTCGGGGGGACCACCTATCACTACCTGGCCCAGGCTGACTTAGCTGATTGGCTGACACCGCAGCAGGTCCAACTCAAGCACCAGACCGAACCGGTGACGGTTTGGGGAAGTAGCTACGACCGCCTGCGCCGCTTTCTCTACGACTACGGCCTGGTGGAACCGCCCACCCGCAACCCGCTCATGGAAGCGCATGGGTTTGTGTAG
- a CDS encoding HAD-IA family hydrolase — protein sequence MQRPGAIFVDAVGTLFGVRGSVGQIYSEYAARIGVVVAPDRLQQAFLQAFTQAPPLAFPDLSPEAIPQAEYDYWYRLTERTFALAGGLAHIPDFAAFFPEVYAAFATADPWEVYPDVLPALQAWRAQGIPVGVISNFDSRLYQVLAALGLQPWLTTVTISSQVGAAKPAGAIFHAAWRAQGQPSPPLWHIGDSWEADVLGARAVGWRGIHLCREGTSPDPQAIRRLTDLLS from the coding sequence ATGCAACGACCGGGGGCGATTTTTGTGGATGCGGTGGGCACCCTATTTGGCGTGCGAGGGTCGGTGGGGCAGATTTACAGCGAGTACGCCGCTCGCATTGGGGTAGTGGTGGCACCGGACCGGCTCCAGCAGGCATTTCTCCAGGCCTTTACCCAGGCGCCTCCTCTGGCCTTTCCGGACCTATCGCCGGAGGCCATTCCCCAGGCGGAGTACGACTACTGGTATCGCCTGACCGAACGCACCTTTGCCCTGGCGGGGGGGCTGGCGCATATTCCTGACTTTGCCGCCTTTTTCCCAGAGGTTTATGCTGCCTTTGCCACCGCCGACCCCTGGGAGGTGTACCCCGATGTATTGCCGGCGTTGCAGGCCTGGCGAGCGCAGGGCATTCCGGTGGGGGTGATTTCCAATTTTGACAGTCGCCTGTACCAGGTGCTGGCGGCCCTGGGTTTGCAACCCTGGCTCACAACCGTGACCATTTCCAGTCAGGTGGGAGCGGCCAAGCCGGCGGGAGCGATTTTTCACGCAGCCTGGCGAGCACAGGGGCAACCGTCTCCTCCCCTATGGCATATCGGCGATAGCTGGGAGGCTGATGTGCTGGGCGCGCGTGCGGTTGGCTGGCGAGGCATCCACCTGTGCCGGGAGGGCACCTCCCCCGACCCCCAGGCCATCCGCCGATTGACGGACCTGCTCAGTTAA
- a CDS encoding ABC exporter membrane fusion protein — MAVKFPAKVTAGKGKRLPLLVGVGALGVLLVLGYGQYRRAVTRTSKLPAATTPVSRPMVAALGRIQPEGEVITLSAPSSIEGARLAELRVKEGDRVQAGQVLATLDTTRKRQVEMQLAASQVAIAQARLQQVLAGAKAGDLQAQRAEIARLEAELQLAQTDLRRNQQLFQEGAIAAADLDRFRLRVQTLQKQLQQAQGVLRSLQEVRAVDVQLAQAQLAEARQRLALARVEWDLSLIRAPVAGRVLKIHARVGETIGSAGILDLGRTDRMFVVAEVYETDVSRVRPGQRAVVTTPAIAQPLRGTVTDVGWKVAKKDVLNTDPVADVDARVVEVKIALDPAAAPQVQRLTNMVVNVRIEL; from the coding sequence ATGGCGGTTAAGTTTCCGGCCAAGGTCACGGCGGGCAAAGGCAAGCGGTTGCCGCTGCTGGTAGGTGTGGGCGCGCTTGGCGTCCTGCTTGTGCTGGGGTACGGGCAGTACCGGCGGGCGGTGACTCGCACTTCGAAACTCCCTGCTGCTACGACACCGGTCTCGCGTCCCATGGTGGCGGCCCTTGGGCGCATTCAACCCGAGGGGGAGGTGATCACCCTGTCGGCCCCCAGTTCGATTGAGGGCGCGCGACTGGCGGAATTGCGGGTCAAGGAAGGGGACAGGGTGCAGGCGGGACAGGTGCTGGCGACGTTGGACACCACGCGCAAGCGCCAGGTAGAGATGCAACTAGCGGCCAGTCAGGTGGCGATTGCCCAGGCCCGGTTACAGCAGGTGCTTGCGGGCGCCAAAGCGGGAGACCTCCAAGCGCAGCGGGCGGAAATTGCCCGGCTCGAGGCGGAACTGCAACTAGCGCAAACCGACCTGCGACGCAACCAGCAACTGTTTCAGGAGGGAGCGATTGCCGCTGCGGACCTGGACCGGTTTCGCCTGCGGGTGCAAACCCTGCAAAAGCAGCTACAGCAGGCCCAAGGGGTGCTCCGCAGTCTCCAGGAGGTGCGGGCGGTGGACGTGCAACTGGCTCAGGCGCAGCTAGCGGAAGCCCGGCAGCGGTTGGCCTTGGCCCGGGTGGAATGGGATTTAAGTTTGATCCGAGCGCCAGTAGCTGGACGGGTTTTGAAAATCCATGCCCGCGTGGGAGAAACGATTGGCAGCGCCGGCATTTTGGACCTGGGGCGCACCGACCGGATGTTTGTCGTGGCGGAGGTTTATGAAACCGACGTTTCCCGAGTCCGACCTGGCCAGCGGGCGGTGGTGACCACCCCAGCGATAGCCCAACCCCTGCGGGGCACTGTGACCGACGTAGGGTGGAAAGTGGCCAAAAAAGACGTTTTGAATACCGACCCGGTGGCCGATGTCGATGCGCGGGTGGTGGAGGTGAAAATTGCTCTAGACCCAGCGGCGGCCCCCCAAGTGCAACGGCTAACGAATATGGTGGTCAACGTGCGGATTGAGCTGTAG
- a CDS encoding ABC transporter permease has product MGIPLAWLQLSRERIRLLVALAGITFADVLMFVQLGFQDALFEAAVLVHRRLRADLVLVNPQSQAFFAMQRFPRRRLYQALSLPEVESVAPLYVELMPWKSPVCPPTPQATSCTRSILVLGFDPAVSVLDFPDVEANLAHIRKPDVVLFDRISREEFGTEFIVKAFEAGRPVQAEINRRRVTIGGLFELGASFSADGNVITSDLNFLRIFPGRQASQIDVGLIRLKPGSDVEQVRAKLRALLNTQLKMPGQFLCQGAKASPEFANDVCILTHDEFAELERHYWASGTAIGFIFGVGTAMGFVVGIVVVYQILYTDVSDHLAEYATLKAMGYTDRYLLLVVFQEAMILAVLGFIPGFLVSEGLYWLTRVATRLPIAMTLNRAVTVLVLTVVMCFVAGAMAVRRLQAADPADIF; this is encoded by the coding sequence ATGGGGATTCCCCTGGCGTGGTTGCAGTTATCGCGCGAGCGCATCCGGTTGCTGGTGGCGCTGGCGGGGATCACCTTCGCCGATGTATTGATGTTTGTGCAGTTAGGGTTTCAGGATGCGTTGTTTGAGGCGGCGGTGCTGGTGCATCGGCGATTGCGGGCCGATTTGGTGCTGGTCAATCCCCAGTCTCAAGCGTTTTTTGCCATGCAGCGGTTTCCCCGGCGGCGATTGTACCAGGCCCTGAGTTTGCCGGAAGTCGAGAGCGTCGCCCCTTTGTACGTGGAATTGATGCCCTGGAAAAGTCCCGTGTGCCCACCAACTCCCCAAGCCACCAGTTGTACCCGTTCCATCTTGGTTTTGGGGTTTGACCCGGCGGTGTCCGTGTTAGATTTTCCCGACGTGGAAGCGAATCTAGCCCACATTCGCAAACCAGATGTGGTGTTGTTCGACCGGATTTCGCGAGAGGAATTTGGCACCGAATTTATCGTCAAGGCCTTTGAGGCGGGGCGTCCGGTGCAGGCGGAAATCAACCGGCGGCGGGTGACCATCGGCGGGTTATTTGAACTGGGCGCTTCCTTCTCCGCCGATGGCAATGTCATCACCAGTGATCTGAACTTTTTGCGTATATTTCCAGGGCGACAGGCATCGCAAATTGATGTGGGCTTGATTCGTTTGAAACCCGGCAGCGATGTGGAGCAAGTGCGGGCCAAGCTACGTGCCCTCCTCAATACCCAGCTCAAGATGCCAGGGCAATTTCTCTGTCAGGGAGCGAAAGCGTCGCCGGAATTTGCCAACGACGTCTGCATCCTAACCCACGACGAATTTGCCGAACTAGAGCGACACTATTGGGCTAGCGGCACCGCAATCGGGTTTATTTTCGGGGTGGGGACGGCGATGGGATTTGTGGTGGGGATTGTCGTGGTGTATCAAATTCTTTACACGGATGTATCGGACCATCTAGCCGAATACGCCACCTTGAAAGCCATGGGTTATACGGACCGTTATTTACTATTAGTAGTGTTTCAAGAGGCCATGATCCTAGCGGTTTTAGGGTTTATTCCCGGCTTTTTAGTGTCGGAAGGTCTGTACTGGCTCACCCGCGTCGCGACCCGTTTACCCATTGCCATGACCCTAAATCGCGCCGTAACCGTTTTGGTGTTGACAGTCGTGATGTGTTTTGTGGCGGGAGCGATGGCTGTGCGGCGGTTGCAGGCAGCAGACCCGGCGGATATTTTTTGA
- a CDS encoding tetratricopeptide repeat protein yields MRKQVWGWLIGLAVLAGAMPVRAIVPYVPELRSEQLEAQGVELAREVGILSEVQVIEPKRAIANARLATQLAPNRFEPWVILAQLYLRQDDVKMASSALQEAHKLAPDNPVILFTLGSLAFRQENYPQAMRYLQAGLAIKPDHVEGLFNLGNTFLKMNQYSQAIAYYQKAIAIDKKFWPAINNIGLVQFEMGDREGARRSWQASVAIDPKAAEPILALAVLHYIQGQKQKAIQMAEQAFTLDRRYAKVPFLIENLWGPRLIAATKPLLAEPRLKRFMGE; encoded by the coding sequence ATGCGCAAACAAGTCTGGGGTTGGCTCATCGGGTTGGCGGTCCTGGCGGGAGCGATGCCGGTGAGGGCCATCGTGCCCTATGTGCCGGAGTTGCGCTCGGAACAGTTAGAAGCGCAAGGCGTCGAATTGGCGCGGGAAGTAGGCATTTTGAGCGAAGTACAGGTCATCGAACCCAAACGGGCGATTGCCAATGCGCGGTTAGCGACACAATTAGCGCCGAATCGTTTTGAACCCTGGGTCATCCTGGCGCAACTGTATCTGCGGCAAGACGATGTGAAGATGGCAAGCAGCGCCCTTCAGGAAGCGCATAAACTAGCGCCCGATAACCCTGTCATTTTATTCACCTTGGGGTCGCTGGCGTTTCGCCAGGAAAACTATCCCCAGGCGATGCGGTATTTACAGGCGGGATTGGCCATTAAACCAGACCATGTGGAAGGGTTGTTTAATCTGGGCAATACGTTTTTGAAAATGAATCAGTATTCCCAGGCGATTGCCTACTATCAAAAGGCCATTGCCATTGATAAAAAATTCTGGCCGGCCATCAATAACATTGGGCTGGTGCAATTTGAAATGGGCGACCGGGAAGGGGCTAGGCGGAGCTGGCAAGCATCGGTAGCGATTGACCCCAAGGCAGCGGAACCGATTTTGGCCCTGGCGGTTTTGCACTACATACAGGGGCAAAAACAAAAGGCAATTCAGATGGCGGAACAAGCCTTTACCTTAGACCGGCGCTATGCAAAAGTACCTTTTTTGATTGAAAATCTGTGGGGGCCACGTTTAATTGCTGCCACCAAACCCTTGCTCGCTGAACCCCGTTTGAAACGGTTTATGGGGGAGTAA
- the pheS gene encoding phenylalanine--tRNA ligase subunit alpha, translated as AELEARIAAETLDVTMPGLGYPPGHAHPLQQMMQRILDIFVGLGYQVAQGPEIETDYYNFAALNFLPDHPARDMQDTYYLPDGRLLRTHTSTVQIRYMEAHQPPVRIVVPGRVYRRDAVDATHSAMFHQIEILAVEPGLKFTDLKGTLVTFVRALFGEDVPVRFRASYFPFTEPSAEMDLQWRGRWLEVLGCGMVHPNVLKAVGYDPEKYTGFAAGLGIERLAMIFHEIDDIRRFYTSDLRFLTQF; from the coding sequence GGCAGAATTAGAGGCTCGCATTGCGGCGGAAACGCTCGATGTGACCATGCCAGGGCTGGGGTATCCACCGGGGCACGCCCATCCGCTCCAGCAAATGATGCAGCGCATCTTGGATATTTTTGTGGGACTGGGTTATCAGGTGGCGCAGGGGCCAGAAATCGAGACGGATTATTACAACTTTGCTGCCTTGAATTTTCTCCCAGACCACCCGGCGCGGGATATGCAGGACACCTACTATTTACCCGATGGCCGCTTGCTGCGCACCCATACGTCCACGGTGCAAATTCGTTACATGGAAGCCCACCAGCCCCCTGTGCGGATTGTGGTGCCTGGGCGCGTTTATCGACGGGATGCCGTGGATGCTACTCATTCAGCCATGTTTCACCAGATTGAGATTCTCGCTGTGGAACCGGGGTTGAAGTTCACCGACTTGAAAGGGACGCTGGTGACCTTTGTGCGGGCGTTGTTTGGGGAAGACGTGCCAGTGCGGTTTCGGGCCAGTTATTTCCCGTTTACCGAGCCATCGGCGGAAATGGATTTGCAGTGGCGGGGCCGGTGGTTGGAAGTGCTCGGCTGCGGCATGGTGCATCCCAATGTGCTGAAAGCCGTTGGCTATGACCCGGAGAAATACACCGGTTTTGCCGCCGGGCTGGGGATTGAACGGCTGGCAATGATCTTTCATGAAATTGACGACATCCGCCGCTTTTACACCAGTGACCTGCGGTTTTTGACCCAGTTTTAG
- a CDS encoding phenylalanine--tRNA ligase subunit alpha produces MADLAQALQELEAQGLAAIAAATSLAALEQLRVDYLGKKGELSQVLRGMGQLPPAERPRIGALANQVKDRLQEALAQRI; encoded by the coding sequence ATGGCGGATTTGGCCCAAGCGTTGCAGGAATTGGAAGCCCAGGGTTTGGCGGCGATTGCGGCGGCGACGTCCCTAGCGGCGCTGGAACAGTTGCGCGTGGATTACCTGGGCAAAAAGGGGGAGCTATCGCAAGTGTTGCGGGGCATGGGACAACTGCCGCCAGCCGAACGACCGCGTATTGGGGCGCTGGCCAACCAGGTGAAAGACCGCCTACAGGAAGCGCTGGCCCAACGTATCG
- a CDS encoding M50 family metallopeptidase, with protein MASESSVPLWQRVQQGDPHAVQTVLERALAHTHSQVIHVQKRSDHWSIAVSAPSSLAPARLPTLIAQELRRYRMPLATTIRLRVQGSTSTWETEFTLATVLETSRPAATRASTRPVDLPLHGLDATQRRILLIGLITAFVLCAIPFVRFVLSYLVIIIHELGHTATAWLMGYPAIPAFDFMHGGGVTLQLGERWALIPLVFYLAIGGLMYSFRRNWLTLTVLITLALMYTWIYFTRWHEWLVVAMGHGMELVFAVMFLYRAMTGWACQQPGEQTLYGILGFFILLYDLNFTRQLLFDATMRELYLLGKGDVLDHDFVRIAREFWHVPFAWVVSLFGLSCLLTPLVTWGLYRYQSYWLYGCVRLLRR; from the coding sequence ATGGCATCGGAGTCGTCCGTACCGCTTTGGCAACGGGTGCAACAAGGCGATCCCCACGCTGTTCAAACCGTCTTGGAACGGGCATTGGCTCACACCCATAGCCAGGTCATTCATGTGCAAAAAAGGAGCGACCACTGGTCTATTGCAGTCAGCGCCCCATCATCGCTTGCACCTGCTCGCTTGCCAACGCTCATAGCCCAAGAATTACGCCGTTACCGGATGCCCCTGGCGACGACCATCCGGCTCAGGGTACAGGGGTCCACCTCCACCTGGGAAACGGAATTCACCCTGGCAACTGTCCTGGAGACATCCCGGCCCGCGGCAACCCGCGCATCCACTCGCCCGGTGGACCTACCCCTTCATGGGCTCGATGCCACCCAAAGGCGCATCCTGCTGATTGGCCTTATCACAGCTTTTGTCCTGTGTGCCATACCGTTTGTCCGGTTCGTGCTCAGTTATCTGGTGATCATCATTCACGAATTGGGGCATACTGCGACGGCCTGGCTCATGGGGTATCCGGCGATTCCAGCGTTTGATTTTATGCATGGGGGCGGCGTGACTTTGCAACTGGGGGAACGGTGGGCCTTGATTCCCCTGGTTTTCTACCTGGCAATCGGTGGGTTGATGTATTCCTTCCGGCGCAACTGGCTTACGCTCACGGTGTTGATAACGCTGGCGTTGATGTACACCTGGATTTATTTCACCCGCTGGCATGAATGGTTGGTGGTGGCGATGGGACATGGGATGGAATTGGTGTTTGCGGTTATGTTTCTCTATCGCGCGATGACGGGTTGGGCTTGCCAGCAACCAGGGGAACAAACGCTCTACGGTATCCTGGGATTTTTTATCCTGCTTTATGACCTGAATTTCACCCGCCAACTGCTGTTTGACGCCACCATGCGAGAGCTGTACTTGCTGGGCAAGGGGGACGTGCTGGACCACGATTTTGTGCGTATCGCGCGGGAGTTTTGGCACGTGCCGTTCGCCTGGGTGGTGAGCCTTTTTGGTTTGAGCTGCCTGCTGACGCCGCTAGTAACCTGGGGGTTGTACCGCTACCAGAGCTACTGGCTCTACGGTTGTGTACGATTGTTACGCAGGTAG
- a CDS encoding 4Fe-4S dicluster domain-containing protein — translation MAHTIVTDVCEGVADCVAACPVACIHPGPGKNAKGTDWYWIDFGICIDCGICLQVCPVEGAILPEERPDLQRTPS, via the coding sequence ATGGCCCACACGATTGTGACCGATGTGTGCGAAGGCGTGGCCGATTGCGTCGCCGCCTGTCCCGTTGCCTGCATTCACCCTGGCCCTGGGAAAAACGCCAAAGGCACCGACTGGTACTGGATTGATTTTGGGATTTGCATTGACTGTGGGATTTGCCTGCAGGTGTGTCCAGTAGAAGGGGCCATTCTGCCGGAAGAACGTCCTGATTTGCAACGCACACCGAGTTAG
- a CDS encoding class A beta-lactamase-related serine hydrolase, giving the protein MTFYQPHPQLAQWGETLLQDICSRHAVRPEQMGIVWLVYGGGVRVNTGGALEPQTFWQQRPWGWSHRGDVNVYPASIVKLFYLVATHEWLERGMIPPDPEIDRALRDMIQLSSNDATSYIVDVLTGTTSGPDLAPGPFSTWQYQRNIVNRYFQSWNWPEFAGVNINQKTWCDGPYGRERAFLGPNQENRNRLNPLATARLFHAILGGIAVSPRRSQQMVELCRRSLDPADWPTDPAYNQVKGFLGEGLPTTARLWSKAGHTSQVRHDCAYVEWGDDQAYMLVVFTVGEAQSRNEQLLPDISRWVFARLQQEPLS; this is encoded by the coding sequence ATGACTTTTTACCAGCCCCATCCGCAACTGGCCCAGTGGGGGGAAACCCTATTGCAGGACATCTGCAGCCGTCATGCCGTTCGTCCAGAGCAGATGGGCATTGTTTGGTTGGTGTATGGGGGTGGCGTGCGGGTCAACACCGGCGGCGCGCTGGAACCCCAAACGTTTTGGCAACAGCGACCTTGGGGCTGGAGTCATCGCGGTGATGTCAACGTTTATCCCGCCAGCATCGTGAAATTGTTTTATCTCGTGGCGACGCACGAGTGGTTAGAGCGGGGCATGATTCCCCCTGACCCGGAAATTGACCGCGCCCTGCGCGACATGATCCAGCTCTCAAGCAATGATGCCACCAGCTACATTGTGGATGTCCTGACCGGCACCACCAGCGGGCCCGATTTAGCGCCGGGACCTTTCAGCACCTGGCAATACCAACGCAATATCGTCAACCGTTATTTCCAGTCCTGGAACTGGCCCGAATTCGCCGGCGTGAACATCAACCAGAAAACCTGGTGCGATGGACCCTATGGACGGGAACGGGCGTTTTTGGGACCGAATCAAGAAAACCGCAACCGGTTGAATCCTTTGGCTACTGCGCGGCTGTTTCATGCCATCTTGGGGGGAATTGCTGTTTCACCACGCCGTTCGCAACAGATGGTCGAGCTATGCCGTCGTTCCCTGGACCCAGCCGATTGGCCAACCGACCCCGCCTACAACCAGGTCAAAGGTTTTTTGGGGGAAGGTCTGCCAACAACGGCACGGCTTTGGTCTAAAGCAGGGCACACCAGCCAGGTTCGTCACGACTGCGCCTACGTGGAATGGGGCGATGACCAGGCCTACATGCTGGTGGTGTTTACCGTTGGGGAAGCCCAAAGCCGCAACGAACAACTTTTGCCCGACATCAGTCGCTGGGTGTTTGCACGGCTGCAACAGGAACCCCTGTCCTGA
- a CDS encoding DUF2752 domain-containing protein — MIGRAPLTPTQRRDRWIILGILLSPIIGSFVYNRGWQIPGLVCPLYHFTGIPCPSCGLTRSFMAMARGDVLRAVQFHAFGPLLYGVFLLLALHLLLELVLNRAIVLPYWRWLARHRVHWGILGLFLGYYLWRLATWYQRGELPGRVVW; from the coding sequence ATGATCGGTCGCGCGCCGTTAACCCCCACGCAACGCCGGGATCGGTGGATCATCCTGGGGATTTTGCTATCGCCGATTATCGGGTCTTTTGTCTACAACCGGGGGTGGCAAATTCCCGGGCTGGTGTGTCCCCTGTATCACTTCACCGGCATCCCCTGTCCCAGTTGCGGGTTAACTCGGTCGTTTATGGCGATGGCGCGGGGGGACGTGTTGCGAGCGGTGCAATTTCATGCCTTTGGCCCGCTGCTGTACGGGGTATTCCTGCTGCTAGCGCTGCACTTGCTGTTGGAATTGGTCCTGAACCGGGCGATTGTGCTCCCCTACTGGCGCTGGTTGGCACGGCACCGGGTTCACTGGGGAATTTTAGGGCTGTTTCTGGGCTATTATCTGTGGCGACTGGCGACCTGGTATCAACGGGGGGAATTGCCGGGGCGCGTGGTGTGGTAG